A stretch of Corynebacterium timonense DNA encodes these proteins:
- a CDS encoding IS1096 element passenger TnpR family protein, giving the protein MIVSLLVTVEKSEPLMSRLVNVDDSMNLGELSQVIDAAFGFSGAASHLYMGPERRGAGREVLSATPGPGERAEEEVRVADIKEMTYVYDPSANWNITVEVLGSSHLDGPTPLLIDALGPDVVEACNGPAMMTRFHAEARRITAGLTPEMDVAPLLLSFLPVMSPDRLLQRLAQADPVTVAERISYVAEDLFLDAADMIGDDPNTPQFAEEFEQFLDTRPDLRDILAMDPNPERNPALIAAMSQFFEETLGGEPFEEDEVRESLCVFLWEVLAQPGQRIKLTSTGALPPAHVSRIAVELGVDLFSPRPRESSMPSVRTIRRAMVEGGLLRESGGWLEATPRGESFLDDPYSVCTMNNELRSGFERAVGTDEWRKIIAWLVDVYGLGEEPELVPRDTDAARELMVALGVLEPSGIALTPSGQNFLAHMITD; this is encoded by the coding sequence ATGATCGTCTCGCTTCTTGTGACCGTCGAAAAGTCCGAGCCTTTGATGTCTCGGCTGGTCAACGTTGATGATTCGATGAACTTGGGCGAGCTTTCGCAAGTCATTGACGCCGCGTTCGGCTTCTCGGGCGCGGCCAGCCACCTCTACATGGGCCCGGAACGCCGCGGCGCGGGCCGGGAGGTGCTGTCCGCGACGCCGGGGCCGGGCGAGCGCGCGGAGGAGGAGGTGCGGGTCGCCGACATCAAGGAGATGACCTACGTCTACGACCCCAGCGCCAATTGGAACATCACCGTCGAGGTGCTGGGCAGCTCGCACCTTGACGGCCCCACGCCGCTGCTTATCGACGCCCTCGGGCCCGACGTAGTCGAAGCGTGCAACGGCCCGGCGATGATGACCCGCTTCCACGCCGAGGCGCGCCGCATCACCGCGGGCCTGACCCCCGAGATGGACGTCGCCCCGCTGCTGCTGAGCTTCCTGCCGGTGATGAGCCCGGACCGCCTGCTGCAGCGCCTCGCGCAGGCCGACCCGGTGACGGTGGCCGAGCGGATCAGCTACGTCGCCGAGGACCTCTTCCTCGACGCCGCCGACATGATCGGAGACGACCCGAACACGCCCCAGTTCGCGGAGGAGTTCGAGCAGTTCCTGGATACGCGCCCCGACCTGCGCGACATCCTCGCGATGGACCCCAACCCGGAGCGCAACCCGGCGCTGATCGCGGCGATGTCGCAGTTCTTCGAGGAGACGCTGGGCGGGGAGCCGTTCGAGGAGGACGAGGTGCGCGAGTCGCTGTGCGTGTTCCTGTGGGAGGTGCTGGCGCAGCCGGGGCAGCGGATTAAGTTGACGTCGACAGGCGCACTGCCCCCGGCCCACGTGTCGCGCATCGCCGTCGAGCTCGGCGTTGATCTGTTCTCGCCCCGTCCGCGCGAGAGCTCGATGCCCTCGGTGCGCACGATCCGCCGCGCGATGGTGGAAGGCGGCCTGCTGCGGGAGTCGGGCGGCTGGCTCGAGGCGACACCGCGCGGCGAGTCATTCCTGGACGACCCGTACAGTGTGTGCACGATGAACAACGAGCTGCGCTCCGGGTTCGAGCGCGCCGTGGGCACGGACGAGTGGCGAAAGATCATCGCCTGGCTTGTCGACGTCTACGGCCTCGGCGAGGAACCCGAGCTGGTGCCGCGGGACACCGACGCCGCCCGGGAGCTCATGGTGGCCCTCGGCGTGCTGGAGCCCAGCGGTATTGCGCTGACCCCCAGCGGGCAGAACTTCCTCGCGCACATGATCACCGACTGA
- a CDS encoding multidrug effflux MFS transporter: MTSLTGGLLVALAVLTATGPLGIDMYLPGLPALAEDLNTTPAMAQLTITGFMVGMAAGNLLFGAISDSTGRKPPILIGSAAFFVASVGCALAPTIEALIAGRVAQGLAGGAAMVVARAIIPDVAHGRQAARAFSGLMAITGFAPAIAPVLGSLLLPAFGWRGVFWTLAAVNAAQFLLAALVIPETLPASRRSNSALRGLFPRIGRCLQRPTFIGYMLASSLGFGSLFSYIAASPLVLQNQLGASPSVYALLFGSMALLLPVSNALNMRAVTNVHPGVLLRAALTINLATGAVLFALSHFTPTLPIVVPVLAVLSLTSGFVMANATALGVETVRDVGAGAGSGTMGFVQFLVSATVAPLVATGANHLQTVSISVMACAGVALVALLVLAPRVRERG; encoded by the coding sequence ATGACTTCTCTGACGGGTGGGCTCCTTGTCGCCCTCGCTGTGCTCACGGCTACGGGCCCGCTCGGAATCGACATGTACCTGCCGGGCCTACCCGCCCTCGCCGAGGACCTGAACACCACGCCCGCAATGGCGCAACTGACCATCACCGGCTTCATGGTCGGCATGGCCGCCGGCAACCTCCTCTTCGGAGCCATCTCCGACTCCACCGGCCGCAAACCGCCGATCCTCATCGGCTCCGCCGCCTTTTTCGTCGCGTCCGTGGGGTGCGCGCTGGCTCCCACGATCGAGGCGCTCATCGCCGGGCGCGTCGCCCAGGGCCTCGCCGGCGGCGCGGCCATGGTCGTCGCGCGCGCCATCATCCCGGACGTCGCCCACGGCAGGCAGGCCGCGCGCGCGTTTTCCGGCCTCATGGCCATTACCGGCTTCGCGCCTGCGATCGCCCCCGTCCTCGGCAGCCTCCTGCTTCCCGCCTTCGGCTGGCGCGGAGTCTTCTGGACGCTCGCCGCCGTCAACGCCGCCCAGTTCCTCCTCGCCGCCCTCGTCATCCCCGAGACGCTGCCCGCTTCTCGACGCTCCAACAGCGCCCTCCGCGGCCTCTTCCCCCGCATCGGCCGCTGCCTGCAGCGCCCCACCTTCATCGGCTACATGCTCGCCTCCAGCCTCGGCTTCGGCTCGTTGTTTTCCTACATCGCCGCCTCCCCCCTCGTCCTGCAAAACCAACTCGGCGCCTCGCCCTCCGTCTACGCCCTCCTCTTCGGATCGATGGCCCTGCTCCTGCCCGTCTCCAACGCGCTGAACATGCGGGCGGTCACCAACGTCCACCCGGGCGTCCTCCTGCGCGCCGCGCTCACGATCAACCTCGCCACCGGCGCCGTGCTCTTCGCCCTGTCGCACTTCACCCCCACGCTGCCCATCGTGGTACCCGTCCTGGCCGTCCTCTCGCTGACCTCCGGGTTCGTCATGGCCAACGCCACAGCCCTCGGCGTGGAAACCGTCCGCGACGTCGGCGCCGGTGCCGGCTCCGGAACGATGGGCTTCGTGCAGTTCCTCGTCTCCGCCACCGTCGCGCCACTCGTCGCCACAGGAGCAAACCACCTCCAGACCGTGTCTATCTCCGTCATGGCGTGCGCCGGGGTCGCGCTTGTCGCGCTCCTGGTGCTGGCGCCGCGCGTGCGGGAGAGGGGCTGA
- a CDS encoding ribokinase, with protein sequence MSAIAVVGSINADLFVLVERHPLPGETLIGADGGVSAGGKGANQAVAAARLGSDVRMVGAVGSDAYADTALEHLRAAGVDLSAVTAEPGATGLAVITVSDDGENTIIVVPGANASLDDARVTASADPIAAADIVLLQGEIPASGFSAAVRAATGRVVVNLAPVVPVDRDDLLRADPLVVNEHEAGLVLTMFGAAPAESEERMAARLIELGFASVVVTRGARGAVVAEGNQVVAIPPAIVESVDSTGAGDAFVGALVHRLAAGDELVPAARFAGRVGAFAATRRGAQTSYPHAGDALPE encoded by the coding sequence ATGAGCGCCATCGCCGTCGTCGGCTCCATCAACGCAGACCTGTTCGTGCTCGTCGAGCGCCACCCGCTGCCCGGTGAAACCCTCATCGGCGCCGACGGGGGAGTCTCAGCCGGAGGCAAAGGCGCCAACCAAGCAGTCGCGGCCGCCCGCCTCGGCTCCGACGTGCGCATGGTCGGCGCCGTCGGCTCCGACGCCTACGCGGACACCGCGCTCGAGCACCTACGCGCGGCCGGCGTGGACCTCAGCGCCGTCACCGCCGAACCCGGCGCGACCGGCCTGGCCGTGATCACCGTGTCCGACGACGGGGAGAACACCATCATCGTCGTGCCCGGCGCGAACGCCTCGCTTGACGACGCCCGCGTCACCGCCTCCGCCGACCCCATCGCCGCCGCCGACATCGTGCTGCTGCAGGGCGAGATCCCCGCCTCCGGCTTTTCCGCCGCGGTGCGCGCCGCCACCGGTCGCGTCGTGGTCAACCTCGCCCCGGTGGTCCCCGTGGACCGCGACGACCTGCTGCGCGCCGACCCGCTGGTGGTCAACGAGCACGAGGCGGGCCTCGTGCTGACGATGTTCGGCGCGGCCCCCGCCGAATCGGAAGAGCGCATGGCTGCCCGGCTCATCGAGCTGGGCTTCGCGTCAGTCGTGGTCACCCGCGGGGCGCGCGGCGCCGTCGTCGCTGAGGGCAACCAGGTGGTGGCCATCCCGCCGGCCATCGTCGAATCCGTCGACTCCACCGGCGCCGGCGACGCCTTCGTCGGCGCGCTCGTGCACCGTCTCGCCGCCGGCGACGAACTCGTCCCCGCCGCCCGCTTCGCCGGGCGGGTCGGCGCGTTCGCCGCCACCCGGCGTGGCGCTCAGACCTCCTACCCACACGCGGGGGACGCGCTGCCGGAATAG
- a CDS encoding response regulator, translating to MIRVMLIDDHPVVRAGLRAVLDSFGDIEVVAEGASGDVEVPDGVDVVVTDIQMPGADGIEVTRRLVAASGPPVLILTTYDTQADVVAAVEAGALGYLLKDAPEQELHDAVVSASRRERVLSPQVAGVLAERVMRPDEALSSREIEILQALQTGASNREIAARLFISEATVKTHLIHIYSKLGVDNRTAAVDKARERRII from the coding sequence ATGATCCGCGTCATGCTCATCGACGACCACCCCGTCGTCCGCGCCGGCCTGCGCGCCGTGCTCGATTCCTTCGGCGACATCGAGGTCGTCGCCGAGGGCGCCTCCGGGGACGTGGAGGTGCCGGATGGGGTCGACGTCGTGGTCACCGACATCCAGATGCCCGGCGCGGACGGCATCGAGGTCACGCGCCGCCTCGTCGCCGCGAGCGGGCCGCCAGTGCTCATCCTCACCACCTACGACACGCAGGCCGACGTCGTCGCCGCCGTCGAGGCGGGCGCGCTCGGCTACCTGCTCAAGGACGCCCCAGAGCAGGAGCTTCACGACGCCGTCGTGTCCGCCTCTCGCCGCGAGCGCGTCCTGTCGCCCCAGGTCGCGGGCGTTCTCGCGGAACGCGTCATGCGCCCCGACGAGGCGCTGTCCTCCCGCGAGATCGAGATCCTCCAGGCGTTGCAGACCGGTGCGTCCAACCGGGAGATCGCCGCCCGGCTGTTCATCTCGGAGGCGACCGTGAAGACGCACCTGATCCACATCTACAGCAAGCTCGGTGTGGACAACAGGACGGCGGCCGTCGATAAGGCCCGCGAGCGGCGCATCATCTAA
- a CDS encoding sensor histidine kinase has product MTHTSRILVFLRVSLHVLVAVLLVVGLATAWRSPWLVVLAGVFFVVYLAGTVWHKENRPYTKPASWAWLAVVCALWVALALASPAFVWLEFPLVILAIYLLPRAVGVLVSAAVLAFTVSITYPMSGAGGVIGPTIGTLLAILIVLSYKALRAEVEHYKELVHELQAAQLELAAAEHEAGVNQERARLSREVHDTMAQGLSSIVLLGRALDKQITDDDARRTLDTIRRTAADNLAEARRFVAVNAGPREPLPQRIGRLARAAEERQRALGAPLDVRVNAVDVGEPGASISERVVREGLSNVVQHANATEAVVTVDMLGDVVTVDVFDNGRGITGPEGFGLTGLRARVEEAGGELTVEGNVLAATIPLKER; this is encoded by the coding sequence ATGACCCACACCAGCCGCATCCTCGTCTTCCTCCGCGTGAGCCTGCACGTGCTCGTCGCGGTTCTGCTCGTGGTGGGGCTGGCCACCGCATGGCGCTCGCCCTGGCTGGTGGTCCTCGCCGGCGTCTTCTTTGTGGTGTACCTGGCGGGCACGGTGTGGCACAAGGAGAACCGCCCGTACACCAAACCCGCCTCCTGGGCCTGGCTGGCGGTGGTGTGCGCGCTGTGGGTGGCGCTGGCTCTGGCCTCCCCGGCCTTCGTGTGGCTGGAGTTCCCCCTGGTCATCCTCGCTATCTATCTTCTGCCCCGCGCGGTCGGCGTTCTCGTGTCGGCGGCGGTCCTCGCGTTCACGGTCTCGATCACCTACCCAATGAGTGGCGCCGGGGGAGTGATCGGCCCAACCATCGGCACCCTTCTGGCCATCCTCATCGTCCTGTCCTACAAGGCCTTGCGTGCCGAGGTGGAGCACTACAAGGAGCTCGTGCACGAGCTCCAGGCTGCCCAGCTGGAGCTCGCCGCCGCGGAGCACGAGGCGGGCGTCAACCAAGAGCGCGCGCGCCTGTCGCGCGAGGTGCACGACACGATGGCGCAGGGGTTGAGCTCCATCGTCTTGCTCGGCCGCGCGCTGGATAAGCAGATCACGGACGACGACGCGCGGCGCACCCTCGACACCATCCGCCGGACGGCCGCGGACAACCTCGCGGAGGCGCGCCGCTTCGTCGCCGTCAACGCGGGCCCGCGCGAGCCGCTGCCGCAGCGCATCGGGAGGCTGGCGCGGGCCGCGGAGGAGCGCCAGCGGGCGCTCGGGGCGCCGCTTGACGTGCGCGTCAACGCTGTGGATGTGGGGGAGCCGGGGGCGTCGATAAGCGAGCGCGTCGTGCGCGAAGGTTTGAGCAACGTGGTGCAGCACGCCAACGCCACCGAGGCCGTGGTCACCGTGGATATGCTGGGTGACGTTGTCACCGTCGACGTCTTCGACAACGGGCGCGGCATCACCGGGCCCGAGGGCTTCGGCCTGACAGGCCTGCGGGCGCGCGTGGAGGAGGCCGGCGGCGAACTGACCGTGGAGGGCAACGTGCTCGCCGCAACGATCCCGCTGAAGGAGCGTTAG
- a CDS encoding transposase: protein MSQSRKKFTPEYGREAAKLVIELDLPIAHVAGEIGVRPALLGTWVKNERERRGSSDGIGVGGSSHPVR, encoded by the coding sequence GTGAGTCAATCGCGGAAGAAGTTCACACCCGAGTACGGGCGTGAGGCTGCGAAGCTCGTGATCGAGTTGGATCTCCCAATCGCGCATGTAGCCGGGGAAATTGGTGTCCGCCCAGCCCTTTTGGGCACGTGGGTCAAAAACGAACGCGAGCGACGAGGCTCATCCGACGGGATTGGAGTGGGCGGGTCTAGCCATCCCGTTCGTTGA
- a CDS encoding ABC transporter permease, whose product MFVGIREIASAKGRFSLIVGVVGLITLLVVMLTGLTAGLGKQNTSALEALNPASVTFADMEEPSYTTSRVEERPGSVALGTGQTLMQRADGSEESVAVLGLPEGTTLPDGQILGAEAIASNGLHLAEGETVQLGGASISVGSLSEDLYYSHSPVLWVPTATWQEAMHTDADGTVLLNSDDDGMMLPQSFMALPAYGSEQGSLLMIQGFLYAIAALVTVAFLTVWTIQRTRDLAILKAIGASNSYLRKDALGQAGLILAAGVVAGTAIAYGLGQAAANVVPFELSVVSIVGPPLALWALGMVGAWLATRSITKIEPQLALGGIA is encoded by the coding sequence ATGTTCGTAGGAATCAGAGAAATCGCGTCCGCCAAGGGCCGCTTCAGCCTGATCGTGGGTGTCGTCGGGCTGATCACTCTGCTCGTCGTGATGCTGACGGGTCTGACCGCAGGCCTGGGTAAGCAAAACACGTCCGCGCTCGAGGCGCTCAACCCCGCCTCGGTGACATTCGCGGATATGGAGGAGCCCTCGTACACGACTTCGCGCGTCGAGGAGCGCCCCGGGTCCGTCGCGCTGGGCACGGGCCAGACGCTCATGCAGCGCGCCGACGGCTCCGAGGAGTCCGTCGCCGTCCTCGGCCTTCCCGAGGGCACGACGCTTCCCGACGGCCAAATTCTCGGCGCCGAGGCCATCGCCTCGAACGGCCTTCACCTCGCGGAGGGGGAGACGGTGCAGCTAGGTGGGGCGTCGATTAGCGTGGGCTCGCTGAGCGAGGACCTCTACTACTCGCACTCACCCGTCCTGTGGGTGCCCACCGCGACGTGGCAGGAGGCGATGCACACAGACGCCGACGGAACGGTGCTGCTCAACAGCGACGACGACGGCATGATGCTCCCCCAGTCCTTCATGGCGCTTCCGGCGTACGGCTCGGAGCAGGGCTCCTTGCTCATGATCCAGGGCTTCCTCTACGCCATCGCCGCGCTGGTCACGGTCGCCTTCCTGACCGTGTGGACCATTCAGCGCACCCGCGACCTGGCCATCTTGAAGGCCATTGGCGCGTCGAACTCCTACCTGCGCAAGGACGCCCTCGGCCAGGCCGGACTGATCCTCGCGGCCGGCGTCGTTGCCGGAACGGCCATCGCGTACGGGCTCGGCCAGGCGGCGGCGAACGTTGTCCCCTTCGAGCTCAGCGTGGTCTCCATCGTCGGCCCGCCGCTGGCCCTGTGGGCCCTCGGCATGGTCGGCGCGTGGCTGGCCACCCGTTCCATCACGAAAATTGAACCGCAGCTCGCACTCGGAGGTATCGCCTAA
- a CDS encoding ABC transporter ATP-binding protein → MLTMNNVTVTFQDGRERLTALDSISFEANPGHLTFIVGESGSGKSTLLLVAAGLLTPDAGEVLVGGAPVSDAVRLEKIGMIFQQANLIGALNVRDQLLVTDHIRGITPRRERADELLAAVGLEGLGGRKMQQLSGGQRQRVGIARALMGEPSLILADEPTAALDSERSHEIVSLLRTLVTERGIACAFVTHDRSLISHADEVVEVKDGRVREAAPARVG, encoded by the coding sequence ATGCTCACCATGAACAACGTCACCGTCACCTTCCAGGACGGCCGGGAGCGCCTCACCGCCTTGGACTCCATCTCCTTTGAAGCCAACCCCGGCCACCTCACCTTCATCGTCGGCGAGTCGGGCTCCGGCAAGTCCACCCTGCTCTTGGTGGCGGCCGGGCTGCTCACCCCCGACGCGGGCGAGGTGCTCGTGGGCGGCGCCCCGGTCAGCGACGCGGTGCGCCTGGAGAAGATCGGCATGATTTTCCAGCAGGCCAACCTCATCGGGGCGCTCAACGTGCGCGACCAGCTGCTGGTCACCGACCATATCCGCGGGATCACTCCCCGCCGGGAGCGCGCCGACGAGCTGCTCGCCGCCGTCGGCCTCGAGGGCCTTGGCGGCAGGAAAATGCAGCAGCTTTCGGGCGGGCAGCGCCAGCGCGTCGGCATCGCCCGTGCGCTCATGGGCGAGCCCTCGCTCATTCTTGCCGACGAGCCCACCGCCGCCCTCGACAGCGAGCGCAGCCACGAGATCGTGTCCCTGCTGCGCACGCTCGTCACCGAGCGCGGCATCGCCTGCGCCTTTGTCACCCACGACCGTTCCCTCATCTCACACGCCGACGAGGTCGTCGAGGTCAAGGACGGCCGCGTGCGCGAGGCGGCGCCGGCGCGGGTTGGCTAG
- a CDS encoding LLM class flavin-dependent oxidoreductase — protein MALTFHWFLPTAGDARTIVGGGHGAAASGTPRPLSLSYLTQTALAAEQNGFESMLIPTGRECEDAWLAGASLIDATERLKFLIALRPGQIGPTLSAQMATTFQKLSRNRLLINVVTGGEDSEQRAYGDFLTKEQRYARCAEFLDIVTSLWRGETVSLDGEHLRVENASLPRPPEVAPTVMFGGSSAPAGDVASRFADIYLTWGEPPAQAQKKIEWISTLAAERARRVSSGIRLHIITRGTSEEAWGVARTLLADISPEQVAKAQAGLARSASEGQRRMAELHGRGSAFTAGASERDFEIYPNLWSGVGLVRGGAGTALVGSHSEVADLVQEYAGAGFEHFILSGYPNLEETYHVGEGLIPELLRRGVAVANHDAPAARPERPVAAVD, from the coding sequence ATGGCTCTCACATTCCACTGGTTCCTTCCCACCGCAGGTGACGCCCGCACGATCGTCGGCGGCGGCCACGGCGCCGCCGCCTCCGGCACCCCCCGCCCACTCAGCCTCAGCTACCTGACGCAAACCGCGCTCGCCGCGGAGCAGAACGGCTTTGAATCCATGCTGATCCCCACCGGCCGCGAGTGCGAGGATGCGTGGCTCGCGGGGGCATCGCTTATCGACGCCACAGAGCGCCTCAAGTTCCTCATCGCGCTGCGCCCCGGCCAGATCGGCCCCACCCTCTCGGCGCAGATGGCGACCACCTTTCAGAAGCTGTCCCGCAACCGCCTCCTCATCAACGTCGTCACCGGCGGCGAAGACTCCGAGCAGCGCGCCTACGGCGATTTCCTGACCAAGGAGCAGCGCTACGCCCGCTGCGCGGAGTTCCTCGACATTGTTACCTCCCTGTGGCGCGGCGAGACAGTGTCCCTCGACGGCGAGCACCTGCGCGTCGAGAACGCCAGCTTGCCGCGCCCGCCGGAGGTAGCGCCGACGGTGATGTTCGGTGGCTCCTCCGCACCCGCCGGCGATGTTGCCTCCCGCTTCGCGGACATCTACCTCACCTGGGGCGAGCCTCCGGCTCAGGCGCAGAAGAAGATCGAGTGGATCAGCACGCTCGCCGCCGAACGCGCGCGCCGCGTCTCCTCCGGTATCCGCTTACACATCATCACGCGCGGCACCTCCGAAGAAGCGTGGGGGGTGGCCCGTACCCTCCTCGCTGACATCTCCCCGGAGCAGGTGGCGAAGGCCCAGGCGGGGCTGGCGCGCTCCGCCTCCGAGGGGCAGCGCCGCATGGCGGAGCTGCACGGCCGAGGCAGCGCCTTCACCGCGGGCGCCTCGGAGCGCGACTTCGAGATCTACCCCAACCTGTGGTCTGGGGTCGGCCTTGTGCGCGGCGGCGCCGGCACCGCGCTGGTGGGCTCGCACAGCGAGGTCGCCGACCTGGTCCAGGAGTACGCCGGCGCGGGCTTCGAGCACTTCATCCTCTCCGGCTACCCCAACCTGGAGGAGACGTACCACGTGGGCGAGGGCCTCATCCCCGAGCTGCTGCGCCGCGGCGTGGCGGTGGCCAACCACGACGCCCCCGCTGCCCGGCCGGAGCGGCCGGTCGCTGCCGTCGACTAG
- a CDS encoding MFS transporter, with protein MGFAAFVYVTYEMFVVGLITPMAADLGVTEGSIGLLMTVYAGVVAVVTIPLISWTSRLDRRPVYIATLFFLAAGVILQATAVNYAMLVAARVTAALTHGVFWSLVNPMAARLAGPGRTGKAIAVVSMGSTMALVAGSPLATFLGTSVGWRAATWAIGAGVALSVVVLLATLPPMPAVRAQAGDEEARTRSALPSLIVFLLLAVTSVFATYTYLGLIIERVTAPELVAPGLSLYGLFGIVGVVVAGRRVDKRMLRMNGLAQVLLLLAAAAGLGALAAQGVAALVLVFLLVAAIGTGAGAQPTSATTLFLFAGRENQDRASAIYVVTFQVGIASGSALGALTVDAGFLPGTLLATAALALGAGAVLTLWSRPLLR; from the coding sequence ATGGGCTTCGCCGCCTTCGTCTACGTCACATACGAGATGTTCGTCGTGGGGCTCATCACACCCATGGCCGCGGACCTCGGCGTCACGGAGGGCAGCATCGGGCTCCTCATGACGGTCTACGCGGGCGTCGTCGCCGTCGTGACCATCCCGCTGATCTCGTGGACGAGCCGCCTCGACCGGCGGCCCGTCTACATCGCCACCCTCTTCTTCCTCGCCGCGGGCGTGATTCTGCAGGCCACCGCGGTGAACTACGCCATGCTCGTGGCTGCCCGCGTCACCGCCGCGCTCACGCACGGGGTGTTCTGGTCGCTGGTCAACCCCATGGCGGCGCGCCTGGCCGGGCCGGGGCGCACGGGCAAGGCGATCGCGGTGGTGTCGATGGGCTCGACGATGGCGCTGGTGGCGGGCTCCCCTCTGGCCACGTTCCTCGGCACCAGCGTCGGGTGGCGGGCGGCCACGTGGGCGATCGGGGCGGGCGTGGCCCTGTCGGTCGTGGTGCTGTTGGCCACGCTGCCACCGATGCCGGCGGTGCGGGCACAGGCGGGCGACGAGGAGGCCCGGACCCGCTCCGCGCTGCCCTCCCTCATCGTGTTCCTTCTGCTCGCGGTCACTTCGGTGTTTGCCACCTACACCTACCTGGGCCTCATCATCGAGCGCGTCACCGCGCCCGAGCTCGTGGCGCCGGGGCTGTCGCTCTACGGGCTGTTCGGCATTGTCGGTGTGGTGGTGGCCGGGCGGCGTGTGGACAAGCGCATGCTGCGGATGAACGGGCTCGCCCAGGTGTTGCTGCTGTTGGCGGCGGCCGCGGGGCTGGGGGCGCTCGCGGCGCAGGGGGTCGCCGCCCTGGTGCTGGTGTTCCTGCTCGTGGCGGCGATTGGCACGGGCGCGGGGGCGCAGCCGACGTCGGCGACCACGCTGTTCCTCTTCGCGGGCCGCGAGAACCAGGACCGCGCCTCGGCGATCTACGTGGTCACGTTCCAGGTGGGCATCGCCTCGGGCTCGGCGCTCGGGGCGCTGACCGTCGACGCGGGTTTCCTGCCCGGCACCCTGCTCGCCACGGCCGCCCTCGCCCTCGGGGCGGGCGCGGTGCTTACGCTGTGGTCGCGGCCATTGCTGCGGTAG
- a CDS encoding TIGR02206 family membrane protein has product MPYTPPDWTSRNGRSYRTITQFDRRHLGVLVLVIVLCGVLVVAVRSLPRSTAKAARKVAGAVLGVCSFAYYLWVLAPSRIVWDETAPFHITDILRVITPLALATSNPTASALSYYWGFLLNPMALLFPDMAYVLDRPRLQELAYWFFHTAAFVVPTVLTFALGYRPTWRDFRVTTAITLAWAAFATQVNRVTGGNYVFLSGYPRGWSILQLMGRWPYYIPVAAVGVIGGWAIMTWLWPHNRQPAAR; this is encoded by the coding sequence ATGCCCTATACCCCGCCTGATTGGACCTCGAGAAACGGCAGGTCCTACCGCACGATCACCCAGTTTGATCGGCGTCACCTTGGCGTACTCGTCCTCGTGATCGTCCTGTGCGGCGTCCTCGTCGTGGCGGTGCGCTCCCTGCCGCGTTCGACCGCGAAGGCCGCCCGGAAGGTCGCCGGCGCGGTCCTCGGCGTCTGCTCCTTCGCCTACTACCTGTGGGTCCTTGCGCCCTCGCGCATCGTGTGGGACGAGACCGCCCCCTTCCACATCACCGACATCTTGCGGGTGATCACGCCGCTCGCCTTAGCGACGTCCAACCCAACCGCCTCCGCACTGTCCTATTACTGGGGTTTCCTGCTCAACCCCATGGCCCTGCTGTTTCCCGACATGGCCTACGTGCTCGACCGGCCGCGCCTGCAGGAGCTCGCCTACTGGTTTTTCCATACCGCGGCCTTTGTCGTGCCCACCGTGCTCACCTTCGCGCTCGGCTACCGCCCGACGTGGCGCGACTTCCGCGTGACCACGGCCATCACCCTCGCCTGGGCGGCCTTTGCCACGCAGGTCAACCGCGTCACGGGTGGCAACTACGTCTTCCTCTCCGGCTACCCGCGCGGCTGGTCCATCCTGCAGCTCATGGGCCGCTGGCCCTACTACATCCCCGTCGCCGCCGTCGGCGTGATCGGTGGGTGGGCGATCATGACGTGGCTGTGGCCCCACAACCGCCAGCCAGCAGCGCGGTAG